In the Sulfitobacter noctilucicola genome, one interval contains:
- a CDS encoding M15 family metallopeptidase, with product MKLIPALILAFAIILAPILWFVVPMVIGQPGRGTGPAIDSQARIEIEILNQQVEDIRLRMEDIREGMAALGQEVRNRPAFQPQRPQLLQAPETDGSEIFSQNGTNDIIDAYAQVVLIADRRNVNKGLKIAGGRYLTEKLGLPRQNLSDKCESMTNPRLKSKLKTTQVGPIRVTMLQPALDSLARVFEAVRITDPDLYARINTAGALCVRRIRGTTNRVSTHSFGLAVDLNIDGKLDTLGDGRTQLGLTILADFFRTEGWVWGASWRREDSMHFEISRKQLDEWLAQGKL from the coding sequence ATGAAACTGATCCCGGCCCTTATTCTGGCCTTTGCCATCATTCTGGCACCGATACTTTGGTTTGTCGTACCGATGGTGATCGGACAACCCGGCCGTGGCACCGGACCGGCAATCGATTCGCAAGCGCGGATCGAAATCGAAATTCTGAACCAGCAGGTCGAGGATATTCGCCTGAGGATGGAAGACATCCGCGAAGGGATGGCCGCCTTGGGTCAGGAAGTGCGCAACCGTCCTGCATTCCAGCCGCAGCGGCCCCAGCTTTTGCAGGCTCCCGAAACTGACGGCTCCGAGATTTTCAGCCAGAACGGGACCAACGATATCATCGACGCCTACGCGCAGGTGGTCCTGATTGCTGATCGCAGGAACGTGAACAAGGGCCTCAAGATCGCAGGCGGGCGGTATCTGACCGAAAAGCTGGGCCTGCCGCGCCAGAACTTGAGCGACAAATGCGAATCCATGACCAACCCTCGGCTGAAATCCAAGCTCAAGACAACGCAGGTTGGTCCGATCCGCGTGACAATGCTGCAGCCTGCGCTGGATTCACTCGCCCGCGTTTTCGAAGCCGTGCGGATCACCGACCCCGATCTTTACGCCCGCATTAACACCGCTGGTGCACTGTGTGTACGTCGCATCAGGGGAACCACCAATCGTGTATCGACCCACAGCTTCGGACTGGCCGTTGATCTCAACATTGACGGCAAACTTGATACGCTCGGAGACGGACGCACACAGCTTGGCCTTACCATCCTTGCGGATTTCTTCAGAACCGAAGGATGGGTATGGGGCGCATCATGGCGGCGCGAGGACAGCATGCATTTCGAAATCAGCCGCAAACAACTGGATGAGTGGCTGGCGCAAGGGAAGCTGTAG
- a CDS encoding OmpA family protein has product MFFMRILTAASTAALLTLVGHGAQAQSDLTADEIKDAFNKQKTRGLVIVPSGQAATETAQTQPQTEVVAAEEYTAVDKADQVNVKISFDFDSAALREDQKPRLNSLCEAMKAVDVAVFQIIGHTDSSGSAAYNENLSLLRAQEVKRHMVSSCGIEENRLKAIGLGESAPFDPSDPRSDANRRVEFQALG; this is encoded by the coding sequence ATGTTTTTCATGCGTATCCTCACAGCGGCCTCTACGGCTGCATTGCTGACATTGGTCGGCCATGGCGCGCAGGCGCAATCCGACCTTACTGCGGACGAGATCAAGGACGCCTTTAACAAGCAAAAGACTCGCGGACTTGTGATTGTGCCCTCGGGGCAGGCCGCGACTGAAACGGCGCAGACCCAGCCGCAAACCGAAGTTGTCGCTGCGGAAGAATATACTGCGGTGGACAAGGCCGATCAGGTAAACGTCAAGATCAGCTTTGATTTTGACAGCGCAGCACTGCGCGAAGATCAGAAGCCACGGCTCAACAGCCTGTGCGAAGCGATGAAAGCGGTCGATGTGGCTGTGTTCCAGATTATCGGACACACGGACAGCTCCGGTTCTGCCGCCTATAACGAAAACCTTTCCCTACTGCGGGCCCAAGAGGTCAAGCGCCACATGGTGTCGAGCTGCGGGATTGAAGAAAACCGTTTGAAAGCAATCGGTCTGGGCGAAAGCGCACCTTTCGACCCAAGTGATCCACGCAGTGATGCGAACCGCAGGGTAGAGTTTCAGGCGCTTGGCTAA
- a CDS encoding serine/threonine-protein kinase, with amino-acid sequence MTEQRPSDAFQTGDVLNNTYRIEALLGRGGTSDVYRARSEISGRLVAIKVLKAEFSGNDDYLVLMTREEEIREIRHDAIVRYSENHRTSDGLVYLLMDYIDGPGLDRKLKEGPMPAEDLLVLCKRVGEGLKAAHDRSIVHRDLSPDNIILRDGDPAQAVVIDFGIAKDTNPGAETIVGNEFAGKYAYAAPEQLSGKTDARSDIYSLGALMLANFRGKSPDVGANPMEVVQKKNDPLDTSGVPEPLKSLLDRMTAPDPDARFQSMDEVLTFLESGGAEEVLSDATIIAPPVKSEPEVKAEAPPPPTPPAAAKPSKPKTAKSSGGSGGLIAAVAAVVVIGAGAGAYFGGFIGGGGPEFPPVSPYSLVIANSENLPTSASGFVPDPEMQNTLVGRMNDLGGTADLTLASGDIAPTWNVDVLSVLDDIEQLDDWQLSVTGNTASISGSTSDASLLASLTEKYPANWPGGLSGTIDVALTSLFLDAAEVDNLLAQYADCGPLTQVNNPGAVGYGPDDPVLVSGTLAGEETRDTLQDALEDIADDRFVVINATLLNPTLCLVENYLPEAPSSDIQVEFKDGNSGQDVTSGDFKVGQNPVIDVIIPDSLTTGYISVSVLDVSGNVFHLLPNVGRTDNSVETLRDGQSGEVALRVAYGLNEDRPEGSIAFSVDDSSLGKSKILVIHSFAPLFRQMRPTTESAVAYTEALSARAADQMIETLDSAILTTSE; translated from the coding sequence ATGACCGAACAACGCCCCAGTGACGCGTTTCAAACAGGTGACGTGTTAAATAACACGTACCGAATAGAGGCGTTGCTGGGACGTGGTGGCACGTCTGACGTCTACCGTGCGCGCAGCGAAATTTCCGGCAGGCTTGTCGCCATCAAGGTGCTCAAGGCAGAATTCTCGGGGAATGACGACTATCTTGTTTTGATGACCCGCGAAGAGGAAATTCGCGAGATCCGCCATGATGCGATTGTGCGCTATTCCGAAAACCATCGCACGTCGGACGGTCTTGTCTATCTGTTGATGGATTATATTGACGGTCCCGGCCTCGACCGAAAGCTCAAGGAAGGGCCGATGCCGGCCGAAGATCTGCTTGTGCTGTGCAAACGTGTGGGCGAAGGGTTGAAAGCTGCACATGACCGCAGCATCGTGCACCGCGATCTGTCCCCCGATAATATCATTCTACGTGACGGTGATCCGGCCCAGGCGGTCGTCATTGATTTCGGCATCGCCAAGGACACCAATCCGGGTGCGGAGACAATTGTCGGAAACGAATTTGCCGGAAAATATGCCTACGCCGCTCCCGAACAACTGAGCGGAAAGACCGATGCGCGATCCGACATCTACTCGCTCGGTGCGTTGATGCTGGCTAACTTCAGGGGCAAATCGCCTGATGTTGGTGCCAACCCTATGGAGGTTGTGCAGAAAAAGAACGACCCGCTCGATACCTCCGGTGTGCCGGAACCATTGAAATCACTGCTAGACCGGATGACAGCGCCTGATCCGGATGCGCGGTTCCAGTCGATGGATGAGGTGCTGACATTTCTTGAAAGCGGCGGTGCCGAAGAGGTGCTGTCGGATGCGACAATCATCGCGCCGCCGGTCAAGTCTGAACCTGAAGTCAAAGCCGAAGCGCCCCCTCCTCCAACGCCACCTGCGGCAGCCAAACCATCGAAACCTAAAACTGCCAAAAGCAGTGGCGGATCGGGCGGATTGATTGCTGCTGTAGCGGCTGTAGTCGTTATTGGGGCCGGAGCCGGTGCATATTTCGGCGGATTTATCGGCGGGGGCGGGCCGGAGTTTCCGCCTGTCAGTCCTTACTCTCTTGTTATCGCCAATTCCGAGAATCTGCCGACCTCGGCCAGCGGATTTGTCCCCGACCCCGAGATGCAAAACACCCTGGTCGGGCGTATGAATGATCTGGGCGGGACGGCCGATCTGACATTGGCATCCGGTGACATCGCACCGACATGGAATGTGGATGTTCTGTCTGTTCTGGACGATATTGAACAGCTGGATGACTGGCAACTTTCGGTCACCGGCAACACGGCGAGCATCTCTGGCAGCACCTCTGACGCCAGCCTTCTGGCCAGCCTGACCGAAAAGTATCCTGCTAACTGGCCGGGAGGTTTGAGCGGTACAATAGATGTGGCGCTGACCTCGCTTTTCCTGGATGCGGCTGAGGTGGACAATCTGCTGGCACAATACGCTGACTGTGGTCCGCTGACGCAAGTGAACAACCCCGGCGCAGTGGGATACGGTCCCGATGATCCGGTTCTTGTTTCCGGCACACTGGCTGGCGAAGAAACGCGCGATACCTTGCAGGACGCGTTGGAAGACATTGCCGATGACCGATTTGTTGTCATTAACGCGACCTTGCTTAATCCGACACTCTGTCTGGTTGAGAACTACCTGCCCGAAGCGCCCTCAAGCGATATTCAGGTAGAATTCAAAGACGGAAATTCGGGTCAGGATGTGACGTCCGGCGACTTTAAGGTTGGCCAGAACCCGGTGATTGACGTGATTATTCCGGACAGTCTGACAACCGGATACATTTCGGTTTCGGTCCTGGATGTGTCAGGGAATGTCTTTCATCTTCTGCCAAATGTCGGGCGCACAGACAATTCGGTTGAAACCCTGCGCGATGGTCAAAGTGGTGAGGTCGCATTGCGCGTGGCCTATGGTTTGAACGAAGACCGCCCTGAGGGCAGTATTGCTTTCAGTGTTGATGATAGTTCTCTGGGTAAAAGCAAAATACTGGTGATCCACTCCTTTGCGCCATTGTTTAGACAAATGCGCCCGACAACGGAATCTGCTGTCGCCTATACCGAAGCGCTAAGCGCACGTGCGGCAGACCAGATGATTGAAACTTTGG